A genomic region of Oryza glaberrima chromosome 1, OglaRS2, whole genome shotgun sequence contains the following coding sequences:
- the LOC127760353 gene encoding uncharacterized protein LOC127760353, whose translation MTGHSKLRASEHHDHELTLTAGKESFRCDGCKEHGYHMRYVCKLGGCRGGFHLHEACAQHRFGDSYQDPFKRYSLVFHKSLPSTVQDDVRCDGCGGNVNGYAYVRDIGRLRTLLKRGRVLHPCCAALPKVIEAEGSVTKLRLTRKLRSPCCKCRHVKLGDRRHTWGYVSDGGGGAGVVQIHVACANDLFREEYEGARLQQQQRTRVERLKARLVNMLRGAATGGGGGVMILPQLPAGVPEESSPSPWTMDSPVVKALLWTICTVGAVITGNPVGISNFLLTL comes from the exons ATGACGGGGCACAGTAAGCTTCGAGCTTCCGAGCACCACGATCATGAGCTCACACTGACGGCCGGGAAGGAGTCATTCCGGTGCGATGGCTGCAAGGAGCACGGGTACCACATGAGATACGTGTGCAAGCTGGGAGGGTGTCGCGGGGGGTTCCATCTCCACGAGGCGTGCGCGCAGCACAGGTTCGGGGATTCTTACCAGGATCCCTTCAAGCGTTACAGCCTCGTGTTCCATAAATCTCTTCCCAGCACAGTCCAGGACGACGTTCGCTGCGATGGATGCGGAGGCAAC GTGAATGGTTATGCGTACGTGCGGGACATCGGAAGGTTGCGCACCCTGCTCAAACGCGGCAGGGTCCTGCACCCCTGCTGCGCGGCGCTGCCGAAGGTGATCGAAGCCGAGGGCAGCGTGACGAAGCTGCGGCTCACGCGGAAGCTCAGGTCGCCGTGCTGCAAGTGCAGGCACGTCAAGCTCGGCGACAGGAGGCACACCTGGGGGTACgtctccgacggcggcggcggcgccggtgtcgTCCAGATCCATGTCGCCTGCGCCAACGACCTCTTCCGCGAGGAGTACGAGGGCGCgcgcctgcagcagcagcagcgcacaAGGGTGGAAAGGCTCAAGGCGCGTCTGGTGAATATGCTGAGAggagcggcgaccggcggcggcggcggcgtcatgaTCCTCCCTCAGCTGCCGGCCGGCGTGCCGGAggagtcgtcgccgtcgccgtggacgATGGACAGCCCGGTCGTGAAAGCGTTGCTGTGGACCATCTGCACCGTTGGTGCTGTCATCACCGGTAACCCCGTCGGTATTTCTAATTTCCTTTTAACCTTGTAG
- the LOC127769000 gene encoding thioredoxin F, chloroplastic has translation MALRLSVSSSHGPASSPAISTCRPAACGRFPALLGGGVASQRRSLTVVSGPETRAVIPVRSSGSDTATVGAEAEAVAVTGQVTEVNKDTFWPIVKSAGPKVVVLDMYTQWCGPCKVMAPKFQEMSEKDQDVVFLKLDCNQDNKSLAKELGIKVVPTFKILKDGKVVKEVTGAKLDELIQAIETVKSS, from the exons ATGGCGCTACGCCTCTCCGTCTCCTCCTCGCACgggccggcctcctcgccggccatctccacatgccgccccgccgcctgcgGGCGCTTCCCCGCCTTgctcggcggcggtgtggcTTCTCAGAGGAGGAGCCTGACGGTGGTGTCTGGCCCTGAGACAAGGGCGGTGATCCCCGTGAGGTCGAGCGGCTCGGACACCGCAACTGTTggggccgaggcggaggcggtggccgtgACCGGGCAGGTGACGGAGGTGAACAAGGATACCTTCTGGCCAATTGTCAAGTCGGCAGGGCCCAAGGTCGTCGTCCTCGACATGTACACCCAATG GTGCGGCCCTTGCAAGGTGATGGCACCGAAATTCCAGGAGATGTCCGAGAAGGACCAGGACGTTGTGTTCCTCAAACTCGACTGCAATCAAGACAACAAG TCTCTTGCAAAGGAGCTGGGCATAAAGGTTGTGCCAACATTCAAGATTCTCAAGGACGGGAAGGTCGTCAAGGAGGTCACAGGTGCCAAACTAGATGAATTAATCCAAGCGATCGAGACGGTGAAGTCAAGCTGA